In Aquiflexum balticum DSM 16537, a single genomic region encodes these proteins:
- a CDS encoding PIG-L deacetylase family protein, with amino-acid sequence MKQVGIIILVVVLIAMVLLAGLMLWGRFMLHNSEIPVKTQLIEDTNSQTVMTFFSHPDDEIAVGGTLLSLKEAGHRIILVCLTKGEAGPTGGLVERENLGETRATELHQVADILGAKLELFDFPDSGLKEVPLDTLKQLAFEMIQKHQPDYIISYDSRVGLYGHPDHVMTSKAIEEVFLENKGIGNFPVKKLFQLTLSPKQIQIALKIAPGFQRNYPKEGPGLPIPDFAVKTTPYFDTLVKMIEAHATQQEVFRDLLPYREETPSIIYSRIFDREYFAEVR; translated from the coding sequence ATGAAGCAGGTTGGGATAATCATTTTGGTTGTTGTTTTAATTGCTATGGTTTTATTGGCAGGTCTGATGCTTTGGGGGAGGTTTATGCTCCATAATTCAGAGATACCTGTGAAAACTCAATTGATAGAGGATACTAATTCTCAAACTGTCATGACCTTTTTCTCCCACCCTGATGATGAAATTGCAGTTGGAGGGACATTGCTTTCTTTAAAAGAAGCTGGTCACAGGATAATTCTTGTCTGTCTGACCAAAGGAGAAGCAGGACCTACGGGAGGGTTGGTAGAAAGAGAGAATTTGGGGGAAACTAGAGCTACAGAATTGCACCAGGTCGCCGATATATTGGGGGCAAAGTTGGAACTCTTTGATTTTCCTGACAGCGGCTTAAAGGAAGTCCCTCTTGATACCTTAAAACAGCTAGCTTTTGAAATGATCCAAAAACATCAGCCTGATTATATCATCAGCTATGATAGTAGGGTGGGACTTTATGGGCATCCTGACCATGTGATGACCTCAAAAGCAATAGAAGAAGTTTTTCTGGAAAACAAAGGGATTGGGAATTTTCCGGTCAAGAAACTGTTTCAGCTGACCTTATCTCCAAAACAAATTCAGATTGCCCTGAAAATTGCCCCCGGATTCCAAAGAAATTATCCCAAAGAAGGTCCTGGTTTACCGATTCCTGATTTTGCAGTAAAGACCACCCCTTATTTTGATACCTTGGTCAAAATGATTGAGGCGCACGCCACCCAGCAGGAGGTTTTCAGGGATTTATTGCCGTATAGAGAAGAAACTCCTTCAATTATATATTCCCGGATATTTGATAGGGAGTATTTTGCGGAAGTGAGGTGA
- a CDS encoding HEAT repeat domain-containing protein, with protein sequence MKVISRIPNQLIAILLLISFGFSCAKKAPVDLRIKQLEQEEVKKLASTIESIVSPKLAEGLSLSLWAVDSLIFDPISIQVDDEGTLYYSRTNRQKGSEFDIRGHQDWEIESIKLQSVEDKRAFLRKELSPERSDFNTWLKDLNGDGSHDWRDMLVQKEQIFRVRDTDGDGLADFSQVMVEDFHEEVTDVAGAVLMHEGDLFVGVGPDMWRLKDKNGDGLMDEKESISNGYAIHIGFGAHGMSGAKVGPDGRIYWGIGDIGFNGTDKEGNQWKYPNRGVVVRSNPDGTDFEVFAMGVRNTHEFTWDEYNNLISVDNDGDHRGESERLVYLVNGSDTGWRINWQFGKYRDPDNNTYKVWMDENMYKPRHEGQAAYITPPIINYVNGPTGMVYNPGTALSPKWKNHFFVVEFVGSPAGSGIHAFTLKPKGATFELDKTEKVLGGVLPTGLDFGPDGSLYLADWINGWGIKNYGRVWKLDDESQKNSALRVETKRLLGLDLKKLSEAELEKHLFFEDLRVRRKAQFELANRGKKGAVVFESVMKQQQNQLARIHAIVGTSQLARMVDMKYAKAILPYLKDQDPEIRAQAAKWLGDIKYLDAGPNLLGLLADENPRVNFFAAEAIGRIGYEPATPSLIALLERNNDEDAYIRHAVTLALARFNKAEPLVALSNHNSKAVRLGAVLSMRRMQHDGIEKFLMESDEYILTEVARAINDDFSIEAALPALGDLLTTTKFTNEALIRRAINANLRVGTEKSMQNLIIYLQNPAAPETMRKEAIDALATWTKPSVLDRVDGRYRGEITREPALVREKAFEPLVDLLKGQEESLRESAAKALGKLGIESGSEALLASVKQDRSTKVRIAAIQALAKMNAGNSAQGIEAALADREKSVRIAGLTLLEQLDLDAQLKVKLLSEVIEKQTTEEKQAAIVALGKLPYSATKDSFDALIAKMDRKNIPSDILLELSEAVENINDPALKEKYTKSETAFWGGNQLASYQSSLNGGDPIKGKTLFLQSQTGQCMRCHAIDDMGGNVGPAMDGIASKLSRQELLESLIDPSKRIAPGYGIVTLDLDNGQKISGVLGKESQKDLLMQQGSKPDTLIQKSNVVERKDAASSMPDMKVILSRREIRDLVSYLSTLNEH encoded by the coding sequence ATGAAAGTAATCTCCCGTATCCCCAATCAATTGATCGCTATTCTGTTATTGATTTCATTTGGGTTTTCATGTGCCAAAAAAGCACCTGTGGACCTTCGCATCAAGCAGTTGGAACAGGAAGAAGTCAAAAAACTCGCTTCCACCATTGAATCCATTGTCAGTCCAAAACTGGCGGAGGGTCTTAGCCTTTCCTTATGGGCGGTGGATTCCCTGATTTTTGACCCCATTTCTATTCAAGTTGACGATGAGGGTACACTCTATTATTCAAGAACCAACCGTCAGAAAGGATCCGAGTTTGACATTCGAGGCCATCAGGATTGGGAAATTGAATCCATCAAATTGCAATCTGTCGAAGATAAAAGGGCTTTTCTCAGGAAAGAATTATCTCCTGAAAGATCTGATTTCAATACTTGGTTGAAAGATCTCAACGGTGATGGTTCCCATGATTGGAGGGATATGTTGGTCCAGAAAGAGCAGATTTTCAGGGTAAGAGATACCGATGGGGACGGGCTTGCGGATTTTTCTCAAGTGATGGTAGAGGATTTCCACGAAGAAGTGACTGATGTGGCCGGGGCAGTGTTGATGCATGAAGGGGATTTATTTGTAGGTGTAGGTCCTGATATGTGGAGATTGAAAGATAAAAACGGAGATGGCTTGATGGATGAAAAAGAATCTATTTCCAATGGCTATGCGATTCATATAGGTTTTGGTGCTCATGGAATGTCCGGGGCAAAAGTCGGCCCGGATGGAAGGATTTATTGGGGCATTGGAGATATTGGTTTCAATGGAACCGATAAAGAAGGCAATCAATGGAAATACCCCAACAGAGGTGTAGTAGTCCGGTCTAATCCTGATGGAACTGATTTTGAAGTGTTTGCCATGGGTGTCAGAAATACCCATGAGTTTACCTGGGATGAATACAATAACTTAATTTCGGTTGATAATGACGGAGACCATAGAGGCGAAAGTGAAAGATTGGTATACCTTGTTAACGGTTCAGATACAGGTTGGAGGATCAACTGGCAATTTGGTAAATACCGAGATCCCGATAACAATACTTATAAAGTTTGGATGGATGAGAACATGTACAAACCAAGACATGAAGGTCAGGCTGCTTATATCACTCCGCCCATTATCAATTATGTCAATGGACCGACGGGAATGGTTTACAATCCCGGAACGGCATTAAGTCCAAAATGGAAAAACCATTTTTTTGTGGTTGAATTTGTGGGTTCTCCGGCAGGGTCCGGAATCCATGCCTTTACGCTTAAGCCAAAGGGAGCAACCTTTGAATTGGACAAAACAGAAAAAGTACTGGGAGGAGTATTACCTACAGGCTTGGATTTTGGACCTGATGGATCTCTTTACCTTGCAGATTGGATCAATGGCTGGGGCATCAAGAACTATGGAAGAGTTTGGAAATTGGATGATGAATCCCAAAAGAACTCTGCGTTGAGAGTAGAAACCAAAAGACTTCTTGGATTGGATCTGAAAAAACTGTCAGAAGCTGAGTTGGAAAAACATTTATTTTTTGAGGATTTAAGGGTGCGAAGAAAAGCCCAATTTGAACTGGCAAATAGAGGTAAAAAAGGCGCAGTTGTTTTTGAATCAGTGATGAAACAACAGCAAAATCAATTGGCAAGAATCCATGCTATCGTCGGTACAAGTCAGTTGGCCAGAATGGTGGATATGAAATATGCCAAAGCAATTTTGCCTTACTTGAAAGATCAGGACCCTGAAATCAGGGCTCAAGCAGCAAAATGGCTTGGCGATATCAAATATTTAGATGCAGGGCCGAATTTATTGGGGCTATTGGCTGATGAAAATCCAAGGGTCAATTTTTTTGCAGCGGAAGCAATCGGGAGAATCGGATATGAACCGGCTACACCTTCATTGATAGCACTTTTGGAAAGAAACAATGATGAGGATGCCTATATCAGGCATGCGGTCACTTTGGCTTTGGCAAGATTCAATAAAGCGGAACCTTTGGTAGCTCTTTCAAATCACAATAGCAAGGCGGTTCGCCTGGGTGCTGTACTTTCCATGAGGAGAATGCAGCATGATGGCATTGAGAAATTTTTAATGGAAAGCGATGAATATATTTTGACCGAGGTAGCACGGGCAATCAATGATGATTTTTCCATAGAGGCAGCTTTACCGGCATTGGGAGATTTATTGACTACTACAAAATTTACCAATGAGGCTTTGATCAGAAGGGCCATCAATGCCAATCTCAGAGTAGGTACTGAAAAGTCCATGCAAAATCTGATCATTTACCTACAAAACCCAGCGGCACCTGAAACTATGAGAAAGGAGGCTATTGATGCACTTGCCACCTGGACCAAACCTTCTGTATTGGATAGAGTTGATGGAAGATATAGAGGAGAAATCACCAGAGAACCAGCTTTGGTCAGGGAAAAAGCGTTCGAACCCTTGGTAGACCTTCTGAAAGGACAAGAAGAATCCTTACGTGAAAGTGCCGCCAAAGCCTTGGGCAAACTCGGGATTGAAAGCGGGTCAGAGGCATTGTTGGCTTCGGTAAAACAAGATAGATCCACCAAAGTCCGCATTGCAGCCATTCAGGCATTGGCCAAAATGAATGCAGGAAATAGCGCTCAGGGAATAGAGGCAGCATTGGCTGATAGGGAAAAATCAGTCAGGATCGCAGGCCTTACCTTGTTGGAGCAATTGGATCTTGATGCACAGCTCAAAGTCAAATTATTGTCTGAAGTGATTGAAAAGCAGACCACTGAGGAAAAGCAGGCTGCCATAGTTGCATTGGGAAAATTGCCTTATTCTGCAACCAAAGACAGCTTTGATGCCCTGATTGCCAAAATGGACAGAAAAAATATACCTTCCGATATATTGCTGGAATTATCTGAAGCTGTGGAAAATATTAATGATCCCGCACTGAAAGAAAAATACACTAAAAGTGAGACTGCATTTTGGGGCGGAAACCAATTGGCTTCTTACCAAAGCAGTTTGAATGGTGGTGATCCAATTAAAGGAAAAACACTGTTTTTACAGTCCCAAACCGGTCAATGTATGCGATGCCATGCCATAGATGATATGGGTGGAAATGTCGGCCCGGCTATGGACGGTATAGCCTCCAAACTCAGCAGGCAAGAATTGTTGGAATCACTGATTGATCCCAGCAAGCGCATCGCTCCGGGCTATGGTATTGTGACTTTGGATTTGGATAATGGTCAGAAAATAAGCGGGGTTTTGGGCAAAGAATCTCAAAAGGATTTGTTAATGCAACAAGGTTCTAAACCGGATACCTTGATCCAAAAATCGAATGTAGTAGAGAGAAAAGATGCGGCTTCAAGTATGCCTGATATGAAAGTGATTTTGAGCAGGAGGGAAATCCGTGATTTGGTCAGTTATCTCTCTACCTTGAATGAACATTGA
- a CDS encoding alanine racemase — protein sequence MSYLSQITSPTLLLDEKICRNNLKKMALKAKFQGKKLVPHFKTSQSHEVGEWAKEYGITEITVSSIKMAEYFCGHGWENIHIAFPFNPLETKKLSELAKNQSLSVQLINEAVTEKLAKDLDYPVGFFIEIDAGYGRTGVEVSDFGLIEAILRKAKSTDKLRFKGFYLHPGHTYYTADKAKIYEESLAALNMLKNKYSTEYPKLVTRLGDTPGCSVMEDFGDVDEIGPGNFVFYDMMQVNLGSCKREDVAVALAVPVVDIKKERKEILIHGGGVHLAKDVLMEPDGSKNFGEVVILNENGWSIPFGRSYLKSISQEHGIIKASDELLAQVKVGDLLGILPVHSCMTADCMGGYLSLNGEKIDHAESI from the coding sequence ATGTCATACTTATCCCAAATCACCTCCCCCACTTTATTATTGGACGAAAAAATATGTAGGAACAACCTGAAGAAAATGGCCCTGAAAGCCAAATTCCAAGGAAAGAAACTTGTTCCGCATTTTAAAACATCCCAATCACATGAAGTGGGAGAATGGGCGAAGGAATATGGCATCACAGAAATCACCGTTTCATCCATCAAAATGGCTGAATACTTTTGCGGACATGGTTGGGAAAATATTCATATAGCCTTTCCCTTCAACCCACTTGAAACAAAAAAACTCAGTGAATTGGCTAAAAACCAATCTCTTTCTGTACAATTGATCAATGAAGCTGTCACAGAAAAACTGGCTAAAGATCTGGATTACCCTGTTGGTTTTTTTATAGAAATTGATGCGGGGTATGGGAGAACCGGAGTGGAAGTTTCTGATTTTGGATTGATAGAAGCCATTTTAAGAAAGGCTAAAAGTACCGATAAACTTAGATTTAAAGGATTTTATCTGCATCCCGGACATACATACTATACTGCAGATAAGGCAAAAATATATGAGGAAAGTTTAGCTGCCCTCAACATGCTCAAAAACAAATACAGCACTGAATACCCAAAACTGGTTACTAGGCTCGGTGACACACCCGGTTGTTCTGTGATGGAAGATTTCGGGGACGTGGATGAAATCGGTCCGGGCAACTTCGTTTTCTATGATATGATGCAGGTCAATCTCGGAAGCTGCAAAAGAGAGGATGTGGCAGTTGCCCTAGCGGTACCGGTAGTGGATATCAAAAAAGAAAGGAAAGAAATCCTAATACACGGTGGCGGTGTGCATTTGGCCAAAGATGTGCTCATGGAACCGGATGGCAGTAAAAACTTCGGGGAGGTCGTGATTTTGAATGAAAACGGTTGGAGTATCCCCTTTGGACGATCTTATCTAAAAAGCATTTCCCAGGAACATGGTATTATTAAGGCATCTGACGAACTTCTCGCTCAGGTGAAAGTGGGAGACCTATTGGGTATTTTGCCTGTTCATAGCTGTATGACGGCGGATTGTATGGGGGGTTATCTCTCTTTGAATGGAGAGAAAATAGACCATGCGGAATCAATCTAA
- a CDS encoding DUF2490 domain-containing protein, with protein sequence MMYGGKDLSFSAAWKLLILFFICFRINSFSFGQGSESDSVRQRETFGGQFLWTGIYTKYRIGEKLWYNGEYHIRTRDNFINEMNQLYIRLGLSYLLTNNFEITGGIVTPFYWVDEKQYPENTPLDKVVPQFRFWQQFLFIQPVGRVKVYHQIRLEQRWRRDFIVDSPFELTHRFRYKLMAYVPINSKELQKKTLFLSLYNEIFIQAGRSIQLNFLEDNRSFIGLGYILNENIQIQTGYMRSIQQRSNGFDFNDRDIVRVSLYHNFDFYYKKKISQSESIVPNFY encoded by the coding sequence ATGATGTATGGAGGGAAAGACTTATCATTTTCAGCTGCATGGAAGCTGCTGATATTGTTCTTTATTTGCTTTAGAATAAATAGTTTCTCATTTGGCCAAGGTTCAGAATCTGATTCTGTGAGACAAAGAGAAACATTTGGAGGTCAGTTTCTATGGACCGGTATTTATACCAAGTATAGGATAGGTGAAAAGTTGTGGTACAATGGTGAATACCATATTCGGACCAGGGACAATTTCATCAATGAAATGAATCAATTGTACATCAGGTTGGGTCTTTCTTATCTTCTTACAAATAATTTTGAAATTACAGGAGGTATTGTCACGCCATTTTATTGGGTGGACGAAAAACAATATCCCGAAAACACCCCTCTGGATAAAGTGGTGCCTCAATTTAGATTTTGGCAACAGTTCCTTTTTATCCAGCCGGTAGGAAGAGTAAAAGTTTACCACCAAATCAGGTTGGAACAGAGATGGAGGAGAGATTTTATTGTGGATTCCCCTTTCGAACTGACACATAGATTCAGGTATAAATTGATGGCTTATGTACCGATCAACTCAAAGGAATTACAGAAAAAGACCTTGTTTTTGTCCCTTTACAATGAGATTTTTATTCAGGCAGGGAGATCAATCCAACTTAATTTTTTGGAAGACAATAGGTCATTTATTGGTTTGGGCTATATTCTGAATGAAAATATTCAGATCCAAACCGGATATATGAGAAGCATTCAGCAAAGGTCCAATGGATTTGATTTCAATGACCGGGATATCGTCAGGGTAAGTTTATACCATAATTTTGATTTTTACTACAAAAAGAAAATATCCCAATCTGAAAGTATAGTCCCGAACTTTTATTAA
- a CDS encoding BAR domain-containing protein, which yields MISNISVFRFLVLLYFLTSIDVFGQASYKGKFNFNGIEGVGDFKYTLKDNNRAILDGPFSFSSIRVDSLDKRRLYKLNISGTYSSNQKEEKWTYEDETHLVKINDVKDFSALISLESNNKILSASYKDNLPHGPWSLRENVFRDENLRAKSRSYNLRFSEGDILGDFKFEEYQGEDIIQVSGETIQNGVMDGNWEFNYIIDGKLIKESRRYENGFLIGLNKVEAESGLIIEEVIYFNTINKLNDIAEGKKVGFRIADNLFGLMFNDGFRDLSTEYSGQTQGNKVLEDFLIKILSYDTLFVNQQNEMIQYPIHTKRFKYDISEEELKDIEALKKEFDKLENDVKVLASRNALAINRFRKDSLSFAYEFFQYNVEKLKAFKNVVDIFSSEDIYYIDQSIFSREGFSFLTAVDTISYEFEEKQFFKEVEYTSLADNNKNLIELFRSYLMEKQNKVNEVGAYIMKELAQIRQSEELESVENEILDIKTRIDSLYNSFYSDDISINQAVNEIKKNILISEFNDLNEKYSLTSVYEERFATGLEIVELLEVAESIILEMPKFVNAWSEVREQYTEVTLDPFTFNPTFRVLRKRRIVEAGERVYNTYLENLRNEETYKNIKDHLLDIENLLFKMKELREGNTNKLERRLSTESDISQIKKILGL from the coding sequence ATGATTTCTAATATTTCAGTTTTCAGATTTTTGGTCTTGCTGTATTTTCTTACATCAATCGATGTTTTTGGACAAGCGTCATATAAAGGCAAATTTAATTTCAATGGTATTGAAGGGGTCGGGGATTTTAAATACACATTAAAGGATAATAACAGAGCGATACTTGATGGACCATTTTCATTTTCAAGTATCAGAGTAGATTCTTTGGATAAAAGGCGCCTTTACAAGCTAAATATTTCTGGAACATATTCTTCAAACCAAAAAGAAGAAAAATGGACTTATGAGGATGAAACCCATTTGGTCAAAATAAATGATGTCAAGGATTTTTCCGCCCTTATTTCACTTGAAAGTAACAATAAAATACTGTCTGCTTCTTATAAAGATAATTTACCGCATGGACCCTGGAGTCTAAGAGAAAATGTCTTTCGAGACGAAAATCTCAGGGCAAAATCCAGAAGTTACAATTTGAGGTTTTCTGAGGGGGACATCTTAGGGGATTTCAAATTCGAGGAATATCAGGGGGAGGATATCATTCAAGTCTCCGGTGAAACCATTCAAAACGGTGTGATGGATGGAAATTGGGAGTTCAATTATATTATTGATGGGAAATTAATTAAAGAAAGCAGAAGGTATGAAAACGGGTTTCTTATAGGCCTCAATAAAGTTGAAGCTGAATCGGGACTGATTATCGAAGAGGTGATATATTTCAATACAATCAATAAACTAAATGATATTGCGGAGGGTAAAAAAGTGGGTTTTCGGATTGCTGACAATCTGTTTGGGTTGATGTTCAATGACGGGTTCAGGGATTTATCCACAGAATATTCGGGTCAGACACAGGGAAATAAAGTATTGGAAGACTTTTTGATAAAAATATTATCCTACGACACCTTATTTGTGAACCAACAAAACGAAATGATTCAATACCCTATCCATACCAAACGGTTTAAGTATGACATTTCTGAAGAAGAACTTAAGGATATTGAAGCGCTGAAAAAAGAGTTTGACAAACTTGAAAATGATGTCAAAGTACTCGCTTCAAGGAATGCTTTGGCAATAAACAGGTTTAGAAAAGATTCATTGTCATTTGCCTATGAGTTTTTCCAATACAATGTTGAAAAATTAAAGGCTTTCAAAAATGTTGTGGATATTTTTTCTTCTGAAGATATATATTATATCGATCAATCAATTTTTTCAAGAGAGGGGTTTAGTTTTTTAACTGCTGTTGACACCATTAGTTATGAATTTGAAGAGAAGCAATTTTTTAAGGAAGTAGAGTACACAAGTCTTGCGGATAACAATAAAAATCTCATTGAATTATTCAGGTCTTATTTGATGGAAAAACAGAATAAAGTCAATGAGGTAGGGGCCTACATTATGAAAGAATTGGCCCAAATCAGACAAAGCGAAGAACTGGAGTCAGTCGAAAATGAAATTTTGGATATTAAAACCAGGATAGATTCACTTTACAATTCTTTTTATTCTGATGATATTTCAATTAATCAGGCGGTCAATGAGATCAAAAAGAATATTCTCATTTCTGAATTCAATGATTTGAATGAAAAATATTCCTTGACTTCAGTTTATGAGGAAAGGTTTGCTACAGGACTTGAGATTGTAGAACTTCTCGAAGTGGCAGAGTCCATCATCCTTGAAATGCCCAAATTTGTAAACGCGTGGTCGGAGGTAAGGGAACAATATACAGAGGTTACTTTAGATCCCTTCACATTTAACCCGACTTTTAGAGTACTGAGAAAAAGACGGATTGTGGAGGCCGGTGAACGCGTTTATAATACTTATTTGGAAAATTTGAGAAACGAAGAGACTTATAAAAATATCAAAGATCATTTGCTCGATATTGAAAATTTACTTTTTAAAATGAAAGAATTAAGGGAGGGCAATACCAATAAGCTTGAAAGAAGATTAAGCACGGAAAGCGATATTTCTCAGATCAAAAAAATCTTGGGACTATGA